Genomic segment of Dromiciops gliroides isolate mDroGli1 chromosome 3, mDroGli1.pri, whole genome shotgun sequence:
gactttctcagggtcacacagctagtaagtatcaaatggctgaaactggatttgaactcaggtcctcctgaatccagggctggtgctttatccactgcaccacctagctgccccttcctctgtctctttgtatcccctctccttccattcctgcttttcctctttcccctctctctctgtcatctttAGTCAACCTCTATTGCTAATACGTCACGGTGGGGGGATCAGGTTTGGGGTGTTTGATGGTGTGAACAGGGGGATTAAGGCCCTCTCCAGTTATCCCAACTTCCCCTACCTGGTACTCCTCTGCAAATCCATAGTTACTGTCTTTCTGATGCTCCTTGACATAGGCCGCCAAATTCTCAGCAGAGATGTCTCCCAAATTGCTGGCAAGGGGTGAGGAAAGTTGCCGCCTAGGATCCCCAGGCCCACGAGGCCCCCCGCAGTCCAGCCCtttctacccacccacccccatttgaGAGAACGATGACACCCAGATGCAAGGTCACCCCGGGAGTCAGTAACTGAGCTGCCCCAGACCAGGGGCTCACCTGAAGGCCACGTCTGTGGTCTGGGGCTTCTCCTGCACCGTCTTCCTGTAGgaagagtggggaggaaagaggaagtgaGAGGCGAGCCCTGCCTGGCTGCCTCCTCTGCCCCCTGAAGCCCACCTGGCCCTTAGAGGCTGGGCCTGGCCTCACCTCCTATTGCGTCGGTGAAGAAAGAAGACAAGCAGGCCCAGCAGAAGGATGAAGAGGAAGATCCCGACAATGGCTCCAGCAATgacccctgggggagggggacacagAGGCACCTGAGAAGGGCCAACCTCCCCcactccctgctccctccccaaaagcCCCTCTGCACCTTGGCTCACCTCCACTCTCAGTATAGCAGGTCACCGAGGCTGACGTGGCGTTCATTCCTGCCCAAAGGCTGCGCACCATGACCCTGTAGGCCTGGGCTGGCTGGAGTCCCCCAACAGACCTGGGGCTGCTGCAGGGCCCGGGCCACGTGCCCCTATGACTCCCCGCCTCAAACTCAAAGCTCTCTTGGTTCCCGGCAGGGCAGGCCAGGGTCAGCACAACCTCATAGCCGGCGGCGGCACTGGCACAGGAGGTGATAGTCACAGCACCTGGAGCTGAGGGGACCACAGGAGACCACCTAAGCGGCCAGCCAAGCTGAAGTCCTTGCTTGCCCGAGGTCTGGCCACCCCCTTCCCCTCCGCATCCCCCTCATCTCTCTGACAACCCCATCACCCCCAGGGGCCCTGGCTTCAAGGTCGCCACCAGGGAGCGGGGGCGGGTCTTCTGCTGGATGATCAATGCCCTCTATGCCTCCGCCATGAGCCTGCGCCTCACCTGTGGAGGCATTGACTGCCCTTTCTGGACTCTGGGCCTCATCCTCTGTCATGGACCTCACCAAGAACTGGTACCAAGTCCCGGGAGTGAGACCCTCCGCAGTGAAGTTGGTCTCAGTAGTAAAGACCTGATGTTCCTGGGTCTCGGATAAGGACCAGGACACATTGTACATGAGACCGGTGTGTCCCTCAGGTGCCACCCACTTGAATGCAATGGAACTGTTGGTTTGTGTCACCAACTTCAGGCTTCTGACCTCACTGGGGACTAGGAGGCCAGCAAGAGAAGTGTAAGAAAAGGGACAGAGCAGGTAAGAGCCATGCCCTCCACCCACGGGTGCCCATCCGCCACCACCATGATCGTCAAGAGCCCAGCAAAGGGGTTTCGTCTTTCCCGACCTGAAAGTGTCAGTGCCACTGAAGCCCCCGGGCTGCTGTGTCACTCCGGTCCCCACCTGACATCCCCTTGTCTTGAACTCCCTAGGCCAGGCTCGGGCCTGCCTCACCTGTGAACACCTGCAGCATCTGCACAGAACTATTGACCTCATTGCTCATGCTACACACTGTGAAGACATATAGGCTTCCAGGCCCCAGGTCCTCTGCAGTATACTCCTCAGCCATGGTGCTGGCTGCCCCTATGGGGACACCATCCCTGATCCAGCTGACGTAGTAGGTGTAATTTGCAGACCGGGGACCACTGGGGGCCTCCCACTTCAGAGTAACTGAGCTGTTGCTCCGGGCAGCCATCCTGAAGTATCTGACCTCATTGGGCACTGAGTGAGGAGTGAGAAGAGAAAGTCAGTGAGGAACATAACCAGCAGCACAGATACCAAGCTGAAGCCCTGGGAAGGGTGAGGAGAGATGTCCAGCAAGCATGCCCAGGAAGAGGAGCCTCAGTAACCCTGAGCAAGGCCCAGAGGCATGGAAAGGTATAACAGGCAGAGGAGTCTGGTGAGGCATGATGATGTGTGGGCCTGAAACATCGGGAGTGGAACCAAGAGATCCcttattcccccttctcttttccccaaagaccACCAGTCATTGGAGAGGGGACTCCTGTAAGGGAAGGCTTGGAAGAGatgatctctggggtccctttcagctctgagatgCTGGGGTCAAACCTGAGGTCTGGGTCCTCTCAGAGTATGTCCAGGAGACCCTGGGCTCCCTGTCCCTCTTGCCACAGAATCAGCCCCAAGGCACAGCCTCCACCTCACCTGTGGCCACCTGGATGCTCTCTGCAGAGCTGTTGACACCATTCCTCTCAGCCCTCACTGTGAAATTGTACACAGTGGCAGCATCTAGGTTGTCCACCATATATTCTGTCTGCTTTGTGTTGACTTCATCAAGAAGGACACCATCCCCGGTCCAGCTGACATAGTAGGTGTAATTTGCAGGCTGGGGACCACTGGGGGCCTCCCACTTCAGGGTGACTGAGCTGTTGCTCCGGGCATCCATCCTGAGGTCTCCAACCTCGTTGGGCACTGAGTGAGGAGTGAGAAGAGCAAGTCAGTCAAGAACATAACCAGCAGCAGAGATGCCAGGCTGAATCCCTGGGATGGGTGAGGAGAGATGTCTGGCAAGCATGCCCAGGAAGAGGAGCCTCAGTAACCCTGagcaaggcccagagaggtacaGAAAGGTATAAGAGGCAGAGGAGTCTGGTGAGGCATGATGATGTGTGGGCCTGAAATGTCAAGAGTAGAGCCCAGagatcttttcttcccccttcccttttccccaaagacCATCAGTCATTGGAGAGGGGACTCCTGTAAGGAAAGGGTTGAAAGAAAtggcctcagggcagctaggtagtgcagtggttagagcactggccctggagtcaggagtacctgagttcaaatctggcctcagacacttaacacttactagctgtgtgaccctgggcaagtcacttaaccccaattgcctcactaaaaaaaaaaaaaaaagaaagaaatggcttctggggtcccttcccctctgagatGCTGTCATTCTGGGGTCAAGCCTGAGGTCTGGGTCCTCTCAGAGTATGTCCAGGAGACCCTGGGCTCCCTGTCCCTCTTGCCACAGAATCAGCCCCAAGGCACAGCCTCCACCTCACCTGTGGCCACCTGGATGCTCTCTGCAGAGCTGTTGACACCATTCCTCTCAGCCCTCACTGTGAAATTGTACACAGTGGCAGCATCTAGGTTGTCCACCATATATTCTGTCTGCTTTGTGTTGACTTCATCAAGAAGGACACCATCCCCGGTCCAGCTGACATAGTAGGTGTAATTTGCAGGCTGGGGACCACTGGGGGCCTCCCACTTCAGGGTGACTGAGCTGTTGCTCCGGGCATCCATCCTGAGGTCTCCAACCTCGTTGGGCACTGAGTGAGGAGTGAGAAGAGCAAGTCAGTCAAGAACATAACCAGCAGCAGAGATGCCAGGCTGAATCCCTGGGATGGGTGAGGAGAGATGTCTGGCAAGCATGCCCAGGAAGAGGAGCCTCAGTAACCCTGagcaaggcccagagaggtacaGAAAGGTATAAGAGGCAGAGGAGTCTGGTGAGGCATGATGATGTGTGGGCCTGAAATGTCAAGAGTAGAGCCCAGagatcttttcttcccccttcccttttccccaaagacCATCAGTCATTGGAGAGGAGACTCCTGTAAGGAAAGGGTTGAAAGAAAtggcctcagggcagctaggtagtgcagtggttagagcactggccctggagtcaggagtacctgagttcaaatctggcctcagacacttaacacttactagctgtgtgaccctgggcaagtcacttaaccccaattgcctcactaaaaaaaaaaaaagaaagaaatggcttctggggtcccttcccctctgagatGCTGTCATTCTGGGGTCAAGCCTGAGGTCTGGGTCCTCTCAGAGTATGTCCAGGAGACCCTGGGCTCCCTGTCCCTCTTGCCACAGAATCAGCCCCAAGGCACAGCCTCCACCTCACCTGTGGCCACCTGGATGCTCTCTGCAGAGCTGTTGACACCATTCCTCTCAGCCCTCACTGTGAAATTGTACACAGTGGCAGCATCTAGGTTGTCCACCATATATTCTGTCTGCTTTGTGTTGACTTCATCAAGAAGGACACCATCCCCGGTCCAGCTGACATAGTAGGTGTAATTTGCAGGCTGGGGACCACTGGGGGCCTCCCACTTCAGGGTGACTGAGCTGTTGCTCCGGGCATCCATCCTGAGGTCTCCAACCTCATTGGGCACTGAGTGAGGTGTGAGAAGAGCAAGTCAGTGAGGAACATAACCAGCAGCAGAGATGCCAGGCTGAATCCCTGGGATGGGTGAGGAGAGATGTCTGGCAAGCATGCCCAGGAAGAGGAGCCTCAGTAACCCTGagcaaggcccagagaggtacaGAAAGGTATAAGAGGCAGAGGAGTCTGGTGAGGCATGAGGATGTGTGGGCCTGAAATGTCAAGAGTAGAGCCCAGagatcttttcttcccccttcccttttccccaaagacCATCAGTCATTGGAGAGGGGACTCCTGTAAGGAAAGGGTTGAAAGAAAtggcctcagggcagctaggtagtgcagtggttagagcactggccctggagtcaggagtacctgagttcaaatctggcctcagacacttaacacttactagctgtgtgaccctgggcaagtcacttaaccccaattgcctcactaaaaaaaaaaagaaagaaagaaatggcttctggggtcccttcccctctgagatGCTGTCATTCTGGGGTCAAGCCTGAGGTCTGGGTCCTCTCAGAGTATGTCCAGGAGACCCTGGGCTCCCTGTCCCTCTTGCCACAGAATCAGCCCCAAGGCACAGCCTCCACCTCACCTGTGGCCACCTGGATGCTCTCTGCAGAGCT
This window contains:
- the PTPRH gene encoding receptor-type tyrosine-protein phosphatase H; translated protein: MSGLSPGPWHLLTMVMVLVCWMGSLAAAQDEISALQVHNQTKNSVTLKWERTNETVLNYNITWAKDSQLIGTGDTSDTQYTVKDLDPGTTYEFTVKEEGSSSSGKSLNASTLPNEVGDLRMDARSNSSVTLKWEAPSGPQPANYTYYVSWTGDGVLLDEVNTKQTEYMVDNLDAATVYNFTVRAERNGVNSSAESIQVATVPNEVGDLRMDARSNSSVTLKWEAPSGPQPANYTYYVSWTGDGVLLDEVNTKQTEYMVDNLDAATVYNFTVRAERNGVNSSAESIQVATVPNEVGDLRMDARSNSSVTLKWEAPSGPQPANYTYYVSWTGDGVLLDEVNTKQTEYMVDNLDAATVYNFTVRAERNGVNSSAESIQVATVPNEVGDLRMDARSNSSVTLKWEAPSGPQPANYTYYVSWTGDGVLLDEVNTKQTEYMVDNLDAATVYNFTVRAERNGVNSSAESIQVATVPNEVGDLRMDARSNSSVTLKWEAPSGPQPANYTYYVSWTGDGVLLDEVNTKQTEYMVDNLDAATVYNFTVRAERNGVNSSAESIQVATVPNEVRYFRMAARSNSSVTLKWEAPSGPRSANYTYYVSWIRDGVPIGAASTMAEEYTAEDLGPGSLYVFTVCSMSNEVNSSVQMLQVFTVPSEVRSLKLVTQTNSSIAFKWVAPEGHTGLMYNVSWSLSETQEHQVFTTETNFTAEGLTPGTWYQFLVRSMTEDEAQSPERAVNASTAPGAVTITSCASAAAGYEVVLTLACPAGNQESFEFEAGSHRGTWPGPCSSPRSVGGLQPAQAYRVMVRSLWAGMNATSASVTCYTESGGVIAGAIVGIFLFILLLGLLVFFLHRRNRRKTVQEKPQTTDVAFSNLGDISAENLAAYVKEHQKDSNYGFAEEYQQLTLEGTGQMQTAALTLENKSKNRFSNVLPYDWSRVPLKPIPDDPSSDYINASFIPGFFGPREYIATQGPLPQTVGDFWRLVWDQQSHTIVMLTNCVESGRVKCEHYWPLDAKPCSHGRLRVTLKGEDVAQHWTIRDLQLFHMDLKESLFVRQFHYTVWPDHGVPRSPDPLLAFQALFQKWLDQSPGGGPPIVHCSAGVGRTGTFIALNVLLRQLQKYQQVGVQSFVGEMRKSRPLMVQTEGQYIFLYQALMRFLQLSQNHEGDGRDQEGALYENVEAIRAYQQETGVS